One window from the genome of Thermodesulfovibrionales bacterium encodes:
- a CDS encoding CDP-diacylglycerol diphosphatase, giving the protein MNDRKKNFIGFSTLTFTLLSVTLTVVLYGSINSATASDRNVLWDIISYCLDPSRPHYCEDCKWPIAESACSCLKTTEVWEKSLDYVAIRDQKMCGCPSDFVHGLALPLKKVTGVEDKDRPAGIWRFAWDVARKRIKESEIALVVNPLTCRSQDQLHVHIVKLNDEGRKFLESDRAAGIENLGQVWNKADDLARNAHLKNYGVLVKLNEKGFVVVVDDNCPEDTYTKYICDR; this is encoded by the coding sequence GGAAGAAGAATTTCATCGGGTTCTCGACGCTTACGTTCACTCTCTTGTCCGTCACATTAACTGTAGTGTTGTATGGAAGCATTAATAGTGCAACAGCGAGCGATCGCAACGTTCTTTGGGATATCATCTCTTATTGCCTTGATCCCAGCAGGCCGCATTATTGCGAAGATTGCAAATGGCCGATAGCTGAAAGCGCATGTTCCTGTCTGAAGACAACGGAAGTGTGGGAAAAATCCCTTGATTATGTCGCCATTCGTGATCAGAAGATGTGCGGATGTCCCAGTGACTTTGTACACGGTCTTGCACTGCCTCTCAAGAAGGTGACGGGCGTAGAAGATAAGGACCGCCCTGCGGGCATTTGGAGGTTTGCCTGGGACGTTGCAAGAAAGCGCATCAAGGAGTCCGAAATCGCTCTGGTGGTGAACCCTTTAACCTGCCGCAGCCAGGACCAGCTACATGTCCACATCGTTAAGCTCAATGACGAAGGGCGCAAGTTTCTTGAGAGCGATCGTGCAGCCGGCATCGAGAACCTCGGTCAGGTGTGGAACAAAGCTGACGACCTCGCAAGAAATGCTCATTTAAAGAACTACGGCGTCCTCGTAAAACTAAACGAAAAAGGTTTTGTGGTAGTTGTCGACGATAATTGCCCTGAAGATACTTATACCAAATATATATGTGACAGATGA
- a CDS encoding YqgE/AlgH family protein produces the protein MIAVIAGFLASLLALPLAWNERSRDPWVFPSSRMVGSSVSLEHHHSATELSRGKFLVASRQISDPRFMETVLLLIQHDSYGTAGLIINRPTEMRLSDIFPDMKGLPGKNQFTYIGGPVAMNQIQLLIHFHGKPQESQWVFGDVYVSSSKTVLEHLMKKPDAQTKFRAYVGYAGWTSGQLERELARGDWRVMEADADTIFDKAPAEIWPDLIRATEVIRINGMGDIYSRPTGTCCTGRI, from the coding sequence ATGATTGCCGTGATTGCAGGATTTCTGGCCTCACTTCTTGCCCTGCCGCTTGCATGGAACGAGCGTTCGCGGGATCCCTGGGTCTTTCCTTCTTCGAGGATGGTTGGGAGTTCTGTCTCACTGGAACACCATCATTCAGCCACTGAGTTGTCCAGAGGGAAATTCCTCGTCGCCAGTAGGCAGATAAGCGATCCGAGATTTATGGAAACAGTCTTGTTGTTAATCCAACATGACTCGTACGGGACGGCGGGTTTGATCATCAACCGACCCACTGAGATGAGGCTTTCGGATATTTTCCCCGACATGAAAGGATTGCCCGGGAAAAACCAGTTCACTTATATCGGGGGACCCGTCGCCATGAATCAGATTCAGCTTCTCATACATTTTCATGGCAAGCCTCAGGAATCTCAATGGGTATTCGGAGATGTATACGTGAGTTCAAGCAAGACCGTGCTTGAGCACCTCATGAAGAAACCTGACGCACAGACGAAATTTCGCGCCTATGTCGGCTACGCGGGGTGGACTTCTGGGCAACTGGAACGGGAGCTGGCGAGAGGGGACTGGCGCGTCATGGAGGCCGATGCCGACACCATTTTTGACAAGGCTCCTGCGGAGATTTGGCCGGATCTCATTCGTGCGACCGAAGTCATTCGCATAAATGGTATGGGCGACATTTACTCGAGACCAACCGGGACATGCTGCACGGGAAGGATTTGA
- a CDS encoding site-specific integrase, with protein sequence MCPRCDSPKCYIYVYWKGKEYKFRRFHVDGGIFDYPRALRQLTNMRTEMDKRAFNPADWLPQKIKERKFEHQAALWIAQKEVEERRGEFSPETLKNYRGYAKHHFTCFHGYDVREIRREQLESFKDAMPPTLKIKTRKNIMNALHALFNWMYRRETIEKMPAFPTIEGDDSAVRVALDYDEQMEGLSKIPEQHRDVIEFGFETGLRPGELCALKVKDLDLKGYQTLIQRTWSGSKLRETTKGKSKRWIPLSDRALEIARKHIADKHPETFLFVNPKTARGYRIKTLNNVWKAFSGLHTVHYEASRHSFCTQIVESGADVLQARELMRHTNIRSTQKYFHGSVKRLRDIVNQRGKVVSFRNPSGKAQEG encoded by the coding sequence GTGTGCCCTCGTTGCGACTCACCCAAGTGCTATATCTACGTTTACTGGAAGGGCAAGGAGTACAAGTTTCGGCGCTTCCACGTCGATGGGGGCATTTTTGACTATCCACGAGCCCTCCGGCAGCTCACCAATATGCGGACCGAGATGGACAAGAGGGCCTTCAACCCTGCTGACTGGCTGCCTCAGAAGATCAAGGAACGGAAATTCGAGCATCAGGCGGCGCTGTGGATCGCACAGAAAGAGGTCGAAGAGAGAAGGGGAGAATTTAGCCCTGAGACCCTGAAGAATTACCGAGGATATGCCAAACATCACTTCACCTGTTTCCACGGCTATGACGTAAGGGAGATCAGGAGGGAGCAGCTTGAGAGCTTCAAGGATGCCATGCCCCCGACTCTGAAGATAAAGACCCGCAAGAACATCATGAACGCCCTTCATGCCCTCTTTAACTGGATGTACCGCAGGGAGACGATAGAGAAGATGCCCGCATTCCCCACGATTGAGGGTGACGACTCCGCCGTAAGGGTGGCCCTGGACTATGATGAACAGATGGAAGGACTCTCGAAGATCCCTGAGCAACACCGGGACGTGATCGAGTTCGGCTTTGAGACCGGCTTGAGACCAGGAGAGCTTTGCGCCCTCAAGGTGAAGGATCTCGACCTGAAAGGGTATCAAACTCTTATTCAACGCACGTGGTCAGGAAGCAAGCTCAGGGAGACGACCAAGGGGAAGAGCAAACGATGGATACCGCTCTCTGACAGGGCTCTTGAGATTGCCCGGAAACATATCGCTGACAAGCATCCAGAGACCTTCCTTTTCGTCAATCCGAAGACGGCTAGGGGGTACAGGATAAAGACTCTCAATAACGTCTGGAAGGCCTTCTCAGGGCTTCACACTGTCCATTATGAGGCTTCTCGACATTCGTTCTGTACGCAGATTGTAGAAAGCGGGGCCGACGTTCTTCAAGCGCGGGAGCTGATGAGACACACGAACATTCGTTCCACGCAGAAGTATTTTCACGGATCGGTAAAGCGTCTCAGGGACATCGTGAACCAGAGGGGAAAGGTGGTTTCCTTCCGGAATCCTTCCGGTAAGGCTCAGGAAGGCTGA
- a CDS encoding AAA family ATPase has protein sequence MDNTLLQLAGRVEPKLILLRGYSGGNTDYKEAKKPKGATWTYITKDNLPRMLQTKEWGGLVIPEGRILCDIDDPDYFARIHEGLKRLRLKHVAIRTPNGGQFVFNATGSIKTQSAKMVTLGGFVCDYRLPGKGYIVLPMPHTEGREIIHADQEPDLMPLLFIPVRQYNKEKDEEKILPAIIGEGSRDDTLFRHAARVKEWNHKYRLGLDDKNRMDVLHTVNRLFCEPPLTDREVEQKIRSAEKIPPLSAQTQEWIPEEPKSLLSSLLKWNDIFTLDVRTEYLLSKLIPRQSINLLFGRGGIGKTSLCMQIGRAVAGGLPFGDLQTIFTPVYYVDFENPLAVLKERVEKIGESDNLYVWHISNEIQPPKLDSNAWELYKQLPPGLIIFDTFRASHLSDENDSRPMSMIMGRLKELREMGFTILLLHHTPKGNENTFKGSTAILDLCDHVLGLEEVKDLDGEHTEFDCQNLYKLGTRIKTRYDPIASM, from the coding sequence GTGGATAACACCCTTCTTCAACTCGCGGGTAGAGTAGAGCCTAAGTTGATTCTGTTACGGGGATATTCTGGCGGAAATACCGACTACAAGGAGGCCAAAAAACCAAAGGGCGCGACATGGACCTACATTACAAAAGACAACCTTCCAAGGATGCTACAAACAAAGGAATGGGGCGGTCTCGTCATCCCTGAAGGCCGGATACTCTGCGACATAGATGACCCTGATTACTTCGCTCGTATTCACGAAGGGCTTAAGCGTTTAAGATTAAAGCACGTCGCTATACGTACACCAAACGGCGGGCAATTTGTCTTTAATGCCACCGGGTCCATCAAAACTCAGTCCGCAAAGATGGTTACTTTGGGCGGTTTCGTCTGTGACTATCGCCTTCCTGGGAAGGGATATATCGTCCTTCCGATGCCTCACACAGAAGGCCGCGAGATAATTCATGCTGATCAAGAGCCGGACCTAATGCCTTTACTCTTTATCCCTGTCAGGCAATACAACAAAGAGAAAGATGAGGAAAAGATACTGCCTGCTATTATCGGGGAAGGGTCCCGCGATGATACTCTTTTCCGTCATGCGGCGAGGGTGAAGGAATGGAATCACAAATACAGACTGGGGCTTGATGACAAGAACCGCATGGACGTACTTCATACCGTCAACCGTCTATTCTGTGAACCGCCCTTAACAGACAGGGAAGTCGAACAAAAGATAAGAAGCGCGGAAAAAATCCCTCCGCTATCTGCGCAAACACAGGAATGGATACCAGAGGAACCTAAGAGCCTTCTCTCGTCCCTCTTGAAGTGGAACGATATCTTTACACTCGACGTAAGGACGGAATATCTCCTGTCAAAGCTGATTCCGAGACAGAGCATAAACCTCTTATTCGGGCGCGGCGGTATTGGCAAAACATCTCTTTGTATGCAGATCGGCAGAGCCGTTGCCGGGGGTCTTCCCTTCGGGGATTTGCAGACGATCTTTACCCCCGTCTATTATGTGGACTTTGAAAACCCTTTAGCGGTTCTCAAGGAACGAGTGGAGAAGATCGGGGAAAGCGATAACCTGTATGTCTGGCATATCTCGAATGAAATACAACCGCCAAAACTGGACAGCAACGCATGGGAGCTTTACAAGCAGTTACCTCCCGGACTGATAATCTTCGATACCTTCCGGGCGTCTCATCTATCTGACGAAAACGATTCTAGGCCGATGAGCATGATCATGGGAAGATTAAAGGAACTCAGGGAAATGGGATTCACGATCCTGCTGCTACACCATACCCCGAAAGGGAATGAAAACACCTTCAAAGGGAGCACGGCTATCCTTGACCTCTGCGATCACGTCCTTGGCCTGGAAGAAGTGAAAGACCTTGACGGAGAACACACAGAATTTGACTGTCAGAACCTCTACAAGCTCGGCACGCGCATAAAGACGAGGTATGACCCAATAGCATCTATGTAA